The Arachis hypogaea cultivar Tifrunner chromosome 14, arahy.Tifrunner.gnm2.J5K5, whole genome shotgun sequence genome has a segment encoding these proteins:
- the LOC112744716 gene encoding uncharacterized protein — protein MGDEAQRAKREAAASYDYDGDSRWADYWANVLIPPNMASRPDVINHFKHKFYQRYIDPDLVVEPMSSTSSSRSSSTTSSSTTSSNTGVRSRSNSGRSSGSGTYATQAPNAAPLRWDRQTVQFSVNAWVFVVAVLSLIPLVPGHLSNRAYRLSFLGTTCSSLFSLYSLYGKPTAWNLQGLQIYFQTIIATKDFITFVYCLSFVTSHLCLKLALIPIICRALEHVAKFLRRNFSRSTLYRKYLEEPCVWVESNNTTLNILASHAEIGLGFLLIISLFSWQRNIIQTFMYWQLLKLMYQAPVTSAYHRNVWATIGRTFIPFIHRYAPFLDGPISAVQRWWFR, from the exons ATGGGCGATGAAGCTCAGAGAGCTAAGAGAGAGGCGGCGGCGTCCTACGACTACGACGGCGATTCTCGATGGGCCGATTATTGGGCCAACGTCCTCATCCCTCCCAACATGGCCTCCCGCCCTGACGTCATCAACCACTTCAAGCACAAATTCTACCAACGCTACATC GATCCCGATCTCGTCGTAGAGCCAATGTCTTCTACCAGTAGTTCGCGTTCTTCTTCAACCACCTCGTCTTCCACTACTTCATCCAACACAGGCGTTCGTTCACGAAGTAATTCAG GTAGATCTTCGGGTTCGGGAACATATGCGACGCAAGCTCCTAATGCAGCACCTTTGCGTTGGGATCGCCAAACCGTTCAGTTTTCTGTTAATGCTTGG GTTTTTGTTGTGGCTGTCCTTTCACTCATTCCACTGGTGCCAGGACATCTTTCTAATAGGGCTTATCGACTTTCTTTTTTGGGTACCACATGCTCTTCTCTGTTTTCCTTGTACTCATTATATGGG AAACCAACAGCATGGAATTTGCAGGGATTGCAAATTTACTTTCAGACAATAATTGCAACAAAAGATTTTATAACCTTCGTCTACTGCCTTTCATTTGTTACTTCACAtctttgcctcaaac TTGCATTGATCCCTATCATTTGTCGGGCATTAGAACATGTTGCAAAGTTCCTTAGACGCAATTTCAGCCGCTCTACCTTGTACAG GAAATACTTGGAAGAGCCATGTGTTTGGGTGGAATCAAACAATACTACCCTCAACATACTCGCATCACATGCTGAGATTGGTCTGGGATTCCTGCTGATCATCTCGCTGTTCTC GTGGCAGCGCAATATAATACAGACATTTATGTACTGGCAG CTTTTGAAGCTCATGTATCAAGCTCCTGTTACCTCTGCTTATCATCGGAATGTATGGGCTACAATTGGGAGGACGTTTATCCCGTTTATCCACCGCTATGCACCATTCCTGGATGGTCCAATCTCCGCAGTCCAAAGATGGTGGTTCAGGTAG